From a region of the Paenibacillus sp. R14(2021) genome:
- a CDS encoding iron-sulfur cluster assembly accessory protein produces MITISELANEKIKEMLEAEAAPELFLRVGVKEGGCSGFSYNMGFDDAVASTDQEMEFNGLKVVVDGDSMKYLNGLEIDWKEAGMGGGFTITNPNATATCGCGSSFRTATEAGNPAAEPC; encoded by the coding sequence ATGATTACAATCAGCGAATTGGCAAACGAGAAGATCAAAGAAATGCTGGAGGCCGAGGCTGCACCGGAGTTGTTTCTGCGTGTTGGCGTAAAGGAAGGCGGCTGCAGCGGTTTTTCATACAATATGGGATTTGACGATGCCGTGGCGTCGACCGATCAAGAGATGGAATTCAATGGACTTAAAGTTGTCGTGGACGGCGACAGCATGAAATACTTGAACGGGCTTGAGATCGATTGGAAGGAAGCCGGCATGGGCGGCGGGTTCACGATTACGAATCCGAACGCTACCGCAACCTGCGGATGCGGCTCCTCGTTCCGTACGGCGACTGAAGCAGGGAATCCCGCAGCGGAGCCTTGCTAA